The Shewanella zhangzhouensis genome has a window encoding:
- the malQ gene encoding 4-alpha-glucanotransferase: MGLEKLFYLQGVGDRFIDCDGREQAIPESARLAMLKALMGIERAPDGVDIALRVETLDSIPWTELLLPLQWCFETRPSVECQLPENLKQDMVLTLVSEQGERRELTLLSKDAETIGDYQRADGRYIRCRYPLPNLAMGEYQLQLAHPVLGLGKGALLIIPEQAYAGPPSLGKRPWGLGISLFTLRSQRQWGMGDLADLQTLIELAAEAGCDFITLTPLHAPDIANPGLASPYSPWDRRFLNPLYIAIDLVTEYSQLAQEFNGGDWRRERLILNQASQIDYPKLALLKYRALAKLFAAFGKLDELSGRRVRFERFVAEGGTALMDFCLDLSQRASSLEREWHREPVLADSLQCAEFHAWLQFVADEQLSLCQLRCRQVGMSLGLVRDLAVGALAIGSEVSRSGVFCLNADIGAPPDPFARQGQNWGMPPMDPVALKDSGLSHLKSLYRSNMQSCGALRIDHVMALTRLWCWPKGDDNGCYLYYPQELMLAVLCLESHKNRCLLIGEDLGTVPPLLKGLLRERGILGNDVFYFCRDGGGFSAPREHRAGAMLQLGNQDVPPFMSWWRGIDLGLLNQLGFLPSLEEARASRVAQCHGLLHKLVEAGWLRQEALTWQPCDALLPVSAQAGNTSITNAADSIRQGTAVFDALLKWLPGSRARLFSVSLWDLALESQPINIPGTSFEYPNWRARMSQSLESLWQSREFRARLEAIRTGRSQPQGGRTGQPVRGEAMASADDNERQN; the protein is encoded by the coding sequence ATGGGATTGGAAAAGCTCTTTTATCTGCAAGGTGTGGGAGACAGGTTCATCGACTGCGATGGCCGGGAGCAAGCCATACCCGAATCTGCGCGGCTGGCGATGCTCAAAGCCCTGATGGGCATCGAACGGGCCCCCGATGGGGTCGACATCGCCTTAAGAGTGGAAACCCTCGACAGCATCCCCTGGACTGAGCTGCTGCTGCCGCTGCAATGGTGTTTTGAAACCCGTCCGTCAGTTGAATGTCAGCTGCCTGAAAATCTCAAACAAGACATGGTGTTAACCCTGGTTTCAGAGCAGGGTGAACGCCGAGAGCTGACGCTTTTGTCAAAGGATGCCGAGACGATTGGTGATTATCAAAGGGCCGATGGCAGATACATTCGTTGTCGCTATCCGCTGCCGAATCTGGCCATGGGGGAGTATCAGCTGCAGCTGGCCCATCCTGTCCTTGGGCTGGGCAAGGGGGCCTTACTGATTATCCCAGAGCAGGCCTACGCAGGCCCACCGAGCCTTGGCAAGCGCCCGTGGGGCCTGGGTATCAGCCTCTTTACCCTGAGAAGCCAACGGCAGTGGGGCATGGGCGACCTGGCGGATTTGCAGACCCTGATAGAGCTTGCCGCAGAGGCTGGCTGCGATTTCATCACCCTGACGCCTCTGCATGCCCCTGACATTGCCAACCCCGGACTCGCAAGTCCTTACAGCCCCTGGGACAGACGCTTCCTCAATCCACTCTATATCGCCATCGATTTGGTGACCGAATACAGCCAATTGGCGCAGGAATTCAATGGCGGCGACTGGCGCCGTGAACGCCTTATTCTCAATCAGGCAAGCCAGATTGATTACCCCAAACTGGCACTGCTGAAGTATCGGGCACTGGCAAAGTTGTTCGCAGCCTTTGGGAAGCTGGATGAACTCAGCGGGCGGCGTGTGCGTTTCGAGCGCTTTGTGGCCGAGGGCGGGACGGCGCTGATGGATTTTTGCCTCGATTTAAGCCAAAGGGCATCGAGTCTTGAGCGAGAATGGCACCGGGAGCCAGTGCTGGCAGATTCGCTGCAATGCGCCGAATTCCATGCCTGGCTGCAGTTTGTCGCCGATGAGCAGTTGTCGCTGTGTCAGCTTCGCTGCCGTCAGGTGGGCATGTCCCTGGGTTTGGTGCGGGATTTGGCGGTGGGGGCTCTTGCCATCGGCAGTGAAGTGAGCCGCAGTGGCGTATTTTGCCTTAATGCCGATATCGGCGCGCCGCCAGATCCCTTCGCCCGCCAGGGGCAAAACTGGGGTATGCCACCGATGGACCCTGTTGCCCTGAAGGACTCCGGGCTCAGTCATCTCAAATCCCTTTATCGAAGCAACATGCAAAGCTGTGGCGCCCTCAGAATCGACCATGTAATGGCCCTGACCCGGTTGTGGTGCTGGCCAAAAGGCGATGACAACGGCTGTTACCTTTACTACCCCCAGGAGCTGATGCTGGCGGTCTTGTGCCTGGAGAGCCACAAAAACCGCTGTCTCCTGATTGGGGAGGACCTCGGCACAGTGCCGCCGCTGCTCAAGGGCTTGCTGCGGGAGCGGGGCATTCTCGGCAACGACGTATTTTACTTCTGCCGGGATGGCGGCGGATTTTCCGCGCCCCGGGAGCACAGAGCCGGCGCCATGTTGCAGCTTGGCAATCAGGATGTGCCGCCTTTCATGTCCTGGTGGCGCGGCATTGATCTCGGCTTACTGAATCAGCTTGGGTTTTTACCCTCACTGGAAGAGGCGCGGGCGAGCAGAGTCGCACAGTGCCACGGTTTGCTGCATAAGCTGGTGGAGGCCGGATGGCTGCGCCAGGAGGCCCTCACCTGGCAGCCCTGTGATGCACTGCTGCCTGTGTCAGCGCAAGCAGGCAATACATCAATAACGAACGCCGCCGACAGCATTCGTCAGGGGACGGCCGTTTTCGATGCCTTACTCAAGTGGCTGCCCGGCAGTCGTGCCAGATTGTTTTCCGTCAGCCTTTGGGATCTGGCCCTTGAGTCACAGCCCATCAATATTCCCGGCACCAGTTTTGAGTACCCCAATTGGCGTGCGCGCATGAGTCAGTCACTGGAGAGCCTGTGGCAAAGCCGCGAGTTCAGAGCCCGGCTGGAAGCGATTCGTACCGGGCGCAGTCAGCCTCAAGGGGGGCGCACCGGCCAGCCTGTTCGCGGCGAAGCCATGGCATCGGCCGATGACAATGAGCGCCAAAACTGA
- the yiaY gene encoding L-threonine dehydrogenase, with product MAAKFFIPSVNVLGQGAVDEAIGDIVTLGFKKALIVTDKPLVQIGIAGELVEKLGERGITAVVFDGVQPNPTTANVEAGLALLNAHGCDFVISLGGGSPHDCAKGIALVATNGGSIKDYEGVDKSAKPQLPLVAINTTAGTASEMTRFCIITDEARHIKMAIVDKHTTPILSVNDPELMVKKPAALTAATGMDALTHAVEAYVSVAANPITDACAIKAIELIQQYLERAVKQGQDIQAREQMAYAQFLAGMAFNNASLGYVHAMAHQLGGFYDLPHGVCNALLLPYVQEYNAAVAAARLKDVAKAMGVAIDALDDQEGAKAAIDAIKALSKAVNIPENLTVLGVKEADIPLLADNALKDACGFTNPKQATHEEICQIFRNAL from the coding sequence ATGGCTGCGAAATTTTTTATCCCGTCTGTAAACGTGCTCGGCCAGGGCGCCGTAGACGAGGCAATCGGGGACATAGTCACCCTGGGTTTTAAAAAGGCCCTGATAGTTACAGATAAGCCTTTGGTACAAATAGGTATTGCCGGGGAACTGGTGGAAAAGCTGGGTGAGCGGGGCATCACCGCCGTCGTGTTTGATGGTGTGCAACCCAACCCCACCACAGCCAATGTGGAGGCAGGCCTTGCACTGCTCAACGCCCATGGCTGTGACTTTGTGATTTCCCTCGGCGGCGGCTCCCCACACGACTGCGCCAAGGGTATCGCCCTGGTCGCCACCAATGGCGGTAGCATCAAAGACTACGAGGGGGTCGACAAATCGGCCAAGCCACAGTTGCCCCTGGTTGCCATCAATACCACTGCGGGCACCGCCAGCGAAATGACCCGCTTTTGCATCATCACCGACGAAGCCCGCCATATCAAAATGGCCATTGTCGACAAGCACACCACCCCCATTCTGTCGGTGAACGATCCTGAGCTGATGGTGAAAAAACCAGCGGCCTTGACCGCTGCCACCGGGATGGATGCCCTGACCCACGCCGTTGAGGCCTATGTATCTGTTGCCGCCAATCCCATCACAGATGCCTGCGCCATCAAGGCCATTGAGCTTATTCAGCAATACCTTGAGCGGGCGGTAAAACAGGGACAGGACATTCAGGCCCGTGAGCAGATGGCCTATGCACAGTTCCTCGCCGGTATGGCCTTTAACAACGCCAGCCTGGGTTATGTGCATGCCATGGCTCACCAGCTCGGTGGTTTCTACGACCTGCCCCACGGTGTCTGTAATGCCCTGCTGCTGCCCTACGTGCAGGAATACAACGCGGCAGTGGCGGCGGCCCGTTTGAAAGACGTCGCCAAAGCCATGGGTGTTGCCATAGACGCGCTTGATGACCAGGAAGGGGCCAAGGCTGCCATCGACGCCATCAAGGCGCTGTCCAAGGCGGTAAATATCCCGGAAAACCTGACTGTGTTGGGGGTGAAAGAAGCAGATATTCCCCTGCTGGCCGACAACGCCCTGAAAGATGCCTGCGGTTTTACCAACCCCAAACAGGCCACCCATGAGGAAATCTGTCAGATTTTCCGTAACGCACTGTAA
- the nhaC gene encoding Na+/H+ antiporter NhaC, which produces MASQKQPSLVDALIPVAALVTMLAAAVYLFSSDSSSGANQIALILAACIGMVVGIKNGYCWKDIEEGMVRSIGVATPALLILFSVGSLIGAWILSGTVPAMIYYGMQVLSPDYFYAASCLLCALVALSIGSSWTVAGTLGIALIGIAQAVGLSVEITAGAIISGAYFGDKMSPMSDTTNLAPAVAGTDIFSHIRHMTWTTVPSIVIALLIFLVIGLSADSSGIDTNLDATLTLLSDEFHIGPHLLLPLVVVIYLAYRKMPAFPTVILGTLAGVLSAALFQFDGVVKLADDPNLGAAMALVKGLWIAMFNGYSASTGNEMLDGLLSRGGMSGMVNTVWLILSAMAFGGVMEATGLLNRLLQSMLSMVKTSSSLVITTLGCAIGANVITADQFIAIILPGRMLKLEYTRHKLAPVNLSRALEDSATVTSPLVPWNTCGAFMASTLGVATIAYLPFAFFNLICPVVSAGYAYFQIKLLPLEESDLLDSADEPRSAEA; this is translated from the coding sequence ATGGCCTCTCAGAAACAGCCCAGCCTGGTGGATGCACTCATCCCCGTGGCGGCCCTGGTCACTATGCTCGCCGCCGCCGTCTATTTGTTCTCCTCCGACAGCTCCTCAGGGGCCAACCAAATCGCACTCATACTCGCCGCCTGTATCGGCATGGTGGTGGGCATTAAAAACGGCTATTGCTGGAAAGATATCGAAGAGGGCATGGTTCGCAGTATCGGTGTTGCCACACCGGCATTGCTTATCCTGTTCAGCGTCGGCTCACTCATCGGCGCCTGGATCCTCTCCGGCACCGTGCCCGCCATGATTTACTACGGCATGCAGGTGCTGAGCCCGGATTATTTTTATGCCGCCAGCTGCCTGCTGTGCGCTCTGGTGGCCCTGTCCATCGGCAGTTCCTGGACGGTAGCAGGCACTCTGGGTATTGCCCTTATCGGTATTGCTCAGGCCGTGGGCCTCAGTGTTGAAATTACCGCCGGCGCCATCATCAGCGGCGCCTACTTCGGCGACAAGATGTCCCCCATGTCGGATACCACCAATCTGGCGCCCGCGGTGGCAGGTACAGATATTTTCAGCCATATCCGTCACATGACCTGGACCACGGTGCCCAGCATAGTCATTGCGCTGCTGATTTTTCTGGTTATCGGGTTATCGGCAGACAGCAGCGGCATAGACACCAATCTGGATGCCACCCTGACACTGCTGTCAGATGAATTTCATATTGGCCCGCACCTGCTGCTGCCGCTGGTGGTGGTGATTTACCTTGCTTACCGCAAGATGCCCGCCTTCCCCACGGTGATTCTTGGAACCCTGGCCGGGGTGCTCAGCGCCGCGCTGTTTCAGTTTGATGGTGTGGTGAAGCTTGCGGATGACCCAAACCTCGGCGCCGCCATGGCACTGGTTAAGGGCTTATGGATTGCCATGTTCAACGGCTACAGCGCCAGCACCGGCAATGAAATGCTTGATGGCCTCTTAAGTCGCGGGGGCATGTCGGGCATGGTCAACACGGTTTGGCTAATCCTGTCGGCCATGGCCTTTGGCGGCGTGATGGAGGCAACCGGCCTGCTCAACCGTCTGCTGCAAAGCATGTTGTCCATGGTGAAAACCTCCTCCAGTCTGGTCATCACCACCCTGGGCTGCGCCATAGGTGCCAACGTCATTACCGCCGATCAGTTTATTGCCATTATCCTGCCCGGTCGTATGCTGAAACTGGAATACACCCGCCACAAGCTGGCACCGGTTAACCTGTCGCGTGCACTGGAAGACTCAGCCACGGTCACCAGCCCTCTGGTTCCCTGGAACACCTGCGGCGCCTTTATGGCGAGCACCCTGGGTGTGGCCACCATCGCCTACCTGCCCTTTGCCTTCTTCAATCTTATCTGCCCCGTGGTCAGCGCAGGCTATGCCTACTTCCAGATAAAGCTGCTGCCCCTGGAAGAATCTGACCTGCTGGACAGCGCCGACGAGCCGAGAAGCGCCGAAGCCTGA